One window of Silurus meridionalis isolate SWU-2019-XX chromosome 9, ASM1480568v1, whole genome shotgun sequence genomic DNA carries:
- the LOC124391443 gene encoding LOW QUALITY PROTEIN: elongation factor 2-like (The sequence of the model RefSeq protein was modified relative to this genomic sequence to represent the inferred CDS: inserted 1 base in 1 codon), translated as MVNFTVDQIRAIMDKKSNIRNMSVIAHVDHGKSTLTDSLVSKAGIIASARAGETRFTDTRKDEQERCITIKSTAISLFYELTENDLAFIKQCKDGTGFLINLIDSPGHVDFSSEVTAALRVTDGALVVVDCVSGVCVQTETVLRQAIGERIKPVLMMNKMDRALLELQLEPEELYQTFQRIVENVNVIISTYGEDENGPMGNIMIDPVVGTVGFGSGLHGWAFTLKQFAEMYVMKFAAKGDAQLGPVERCKKVEDMMKKLWGDRYFDPATGKFSKSANSPDGKKLPRTFAQLILDPIFKVFDAIMNFKKEETAKLIEKLDIKLDTEDKEKEGKPLLKAVMRRWLPAGEALLQMITIHLPSPVTAQKYRCELLYEGPGDDEAAMGIKNCDPKAPLMMYISKMVPTTDKGRFYAFGRVFSGCVSTGLKVRIMGPNYTPGKKEDLYLKPIQRTILMMGRYVEPIEDVPCGNIVGLVGVDQFLVKTGTISTYEHAHNLRVMKFSVSPVVRVAVEAKNPXDLPKLVEGLKRLAKSDPMVQCIIEESGEHIIAGAGELHLEICLKDLEEDHACIPLKKSDPVVSYRETVSDESKIMCLSKSPNKHNRLFMKARPLAEGLPEDIDKGEVAARQELKTRARYLADKYDWEVTEARKIWCFGPDGTGPNMLVDVTKGVQYLNEIKDSVVAGFQWATKEGVLCEENMRGIRFDVHDVTLHTDAIHRGGGQIIPTARRVLYACQLTAEPRILEPVYLVEIQCPEAVVGGIYGVLNRKRGLVFEESQVMGTPMFIVKAYLPVNESFGFTADLRSNTSGQAFPQCVFDHWQILPGDPMEPSTKPAQVVADTRKRKGLKEGIPALDNYLDKL; from the exons ATG GTGAACTTCACCGTAGACCAGATCCGTGCCATTATGGACAAAAAGTCCAACATCCGCAACATGTCTGTGATTGCTCACGTGGACCATGGGAAGTCCACTTTGACCGACTCGCTGGTGTCTAAGGCTGGTATCATCGCTTCAGCCCGTGCAGGAGAAACACGCTTTACTGACACAAGGAAGGATGAGCAGGAACGTTGTATCACCATCAAATCCAC TGCCATTTCCTTGTTCTACGAGCTCACTGAGAACGACTTGGCCTTCATCAAGCAGTGCAAGGATGGTACTGGGTTTTTGATCAATCTGATCGACTCTCCCGGACACGTCGACTTCTCATCTGAGGTGACAGCTGCTCTGCGTGTCACTGATGGAGCTCTGGTGGTGGTTGACTGCGTGTCTG GTGTGTGCGTGCAGACCGAGACTGTGCTGAGACAGGCTATTGGTGAGCGAATTAAGCCTGTGCTGATGATGAACAAGATGGACCGTGCTTTGCTGGAGCTGCAGCTGGAGCCTGAAGAGCTGTATCAGACTTTCCAGCGTATTGTGGAGAACGTCAACGTGATCATTTCCACTTACGGAGAGGATGAGAACGGACCCATGGGTAACATCATG ATCGATCCAGTGGTTGGTACCGTTGGATTCGGGTCTGGACTGCACGGTTGGGCCTTTACCCTCAAGCAGTTTGCCGAGATGTACGTCATGAAGTTTGCTGCAAAGGGTGATGCCCAGCTTGGACCAGTAGAGCGCTGCAAGAAGGTCGAGGACATGATGAAGAAACTGTGGGGTGACAG gtatTTTGACCCCGCAACCGGAAAATTCAGCAAGTCTGCCAATAGCCCTGATGGTAAGAAGCTCCCCAGGACTTTCGCTCAGCTCATTCTGGATCCTATTTTCAAA GTTTTCGACGCCATCATGAACTTCAAGAAGGAGGAGACCGCTAAACTGATTGAGAAGTTGGACATCAAGCTGGACACCGAGGACAAGGAGAAAGAAGGCAAGCCCCTGCTGAAGGCAGTGATGCGTCGCTGGCTGCCCGCCGGAGAAGCTCTGCTTCAGATGATTACCATCCACCTGCCTTCTCCAGTGACTGCTCAGAAATACCGCTGTGAGCTGCTCTATGAAGGACCTGGTGATGACGAGGCTGCTATGG GTATTAAGAACTGCGATCCCAAAGCCCCCCTGATGATGTACATTTCGAAAATGGTGCCCACTACCGACAAGGGTCGTTTCTACGCCTTTGGGCGCGTGTTCTCTGGCTGCGTGTCCACTGGCCTGAAGGTGCGCATCATGGGACCAAATTACACCCCTGGAAAGAAGGAGGACCTTTACCTCAAACCCATTCAGAG AACTATTTTGATGATGGGTCGCTACGTCGAGCCCATCGAGGATGTTCCCTGTGGTAACATCGTTGGTCTGGTTGGTGTGGACCAGTTTTTGGTGAAGACCGGGACCATTTCCACATACGAACATGCCCATAACCTGCGTGTGATGAAGTTCAGCGTGAGTCCCGTGGTGAGAGTTGCAGTCGAGGCCAAGAACC CTGACCTGCCCAAGCTGGTCGAGGGTCTGAAACGCCTGGCCAAGTCTGACCCCATGGTCCAGTGTATCATCGAGGAGTCTGGTGAGCACATCATCGCTGGAGCTGGTGAGCTTCATCTTGAGATCTGCCTGAAGGATCTTGAAGAGGACCATGCCTGCATTCCACTGAAG AAATCCGACCCGGTCGTGTCCTACAGAGAGACCGTCTCAGACGAGTCTAAAATAATGTGCCTGTCCAAGTCCCCCAACAAGCACAACCGTCTGTTCATGAAGGCTCGTCCCCTGGCTGAGGGTCTGCCCGAGGATATCGATAAAGGTGAGGTTGCAGCCAGGCAGGAGTTGAAGACACGTGCACGTTACCTGGCAGATAAGTACGATTGGGAGGTGACTGAGGCTCGTAAGATCTGGTGCTTCGGACCCGACGGAACCGGACCCAACATGCTTGTGGATGTGACCAAGGGAGTGCAGTACCTTAATGAGATCAAGGACAGTGTGGTGGCTGGTTTCCAGTGGGCCACCAAGGAG GGTGTGCTTTGTGAGGAGAACATGCGTGGAATCCGTTTCGACGTCCACGACgtcacacttcacacagacGCCATTCACCGTGGTGGTGGTCAGATCATTCCCACAGCCCGCAGAGTGCTTTACGCCTGCCAACTCACGGCCGAGCCCAGGATCCTCGAACCCGTCTACCTGGTGGAGATCCAA TGTCCTGAGGCTGTCGTCGGTGGTATCTATGGTGTCCTGAACAGGAAGAGAGGCCTGGTGTTTGAGGAATCTCAGGTCATGGGAACTCCTATGTTTATTGTCAAGGCTTATTTGCCTGTCAATGAATCTTTCG GTTTTACCGCTGACCTCCGTTCCAACACCTCCGGTCAGGCCTTCCCACAGTGCGTGTTCGATCACTGGCAGATCCTCCCCGGAGATCCCATGGAACCCTCCACCAAGCCCGCTCAGGTTGTGGCAGACACACGCAAGCGCAAGGGTCTGAAGGAAGGAATTCCAGCTCTGGATAACTACCTGGACAAATTGTAG